In Dasypus novemcinctus isolate mDasNov1 chromosome 10, mDasNov1.1.hap2, whole genome shotgun sequence, one DNA window encodes the following:
- the LOC101423650 gene encoding olfactory receptor 5T9-like — translation MSGLPSDLNTYRIQMNNVTEVTMFILTGFTDNFELFLIFLAIYLFTLVGNLGLVILVIGDSRLHNPMYYFLSVLSFLDACFSSVITPKMLANFLTEYKVISLLGCATQMFLFVTFGTTECFLLAAMAYDRYVAIFNPLLYSVNMSPRVYVPLIIASYVAGVLDGTLHTVATFNLSFCASNEIRHVFCDIPPLLAISCSDTHINQLILFYVVGFIEIMTILIVLISYAFILLAILRMRSSEGRQKVFSTCGSHLTGVSVYHGTILFMYVRPSSNYALDHDMIVSIFYTVVIPMLNPIIYSLRNKDVKEAVKRLFERLFYK, via the coding sequence atgTCAGGGTTGCCATCCGATTTGAATACATACAGGATTCAGATGAATAATGTGACTGAGGTCACTATGTTTATATTGACAGGCTTCACAGATAATTTTgagctatttttaatatttctagcAATTTATCTCTTTACTCTGGTAGGAAATTTGGGGCTAGTTATATTGGTCATTGGGGATTCCCGGCTCCACAATCCCATGTACTATTTTCTGAGTGTGTTGTCATTCTTGGATGCCTGCTTTTCTTCAGTTATCACCCCCAAAATGTTGGCCAATTTCCTGACAGAGTATAAAGTCATTTCATTGCTTGGGTGTGCAACAcagatgtttctttttgttaccttTGGGACTACCGAATGTTTTCTCTTGGCTGCAATGGCTTACGATCGCTATGTAGCTATCTTTAACCCACTGCTCTATTCAGTTAACATGTCACCCCGAGTCTATGTGCCACTCATCATTGCTTCGTATGTTGCTGGAGTTTTGGATGGTACTTTACACACTGTAGCCACATTTAACCTTTCTTTCTGTGCATCCAATGAAATAAGACATGTGTTTTGTGACATCCCTCCCCTCCTCGCTATTTCTTGTTCTGACACTCATATCAACCAGCTTATACTCTTTTACGTTGTTggctttattgaaataatgactATTCTGATAGTCCTAATCTCCTATGCTTTCATTCTGTTGGCCATTCTGAGGATGCGTTCTTCTGAAGGGAGGCAAAAAGTCTTTTCCACCTGCGGCTCTCATCTAACTGGAGTGTCAGTTTACCATGGGACAATCCTCTTCATGTATGTGAGGCCAAGTTCCAACTATGCTTTGGACCATGATATGATCGTGTCTATATTTTACACTGTTGTGATTCCCATGCTGAATCCCATAATCTACAGTTTGAGGAACAAAGATGTTAAAGAGGCAGTGAAAAGATTGTTTGAGagattgttttataaataa